The Molothrus ater isolate BHLD 08-10-18 breed brown headed cowbird chromosome 17, BPBGC_Mater_1.1, whole genome shotgun sequence DNA segment TGGCACAAGGATGTGATGGTTTGCAGCTTGGCTGGGGCATGGTGGCCAAGAATTGCACTGCTGCTGACGGAGCAAATCTGTGTGACAACTGATAGTAGTAAATCATTCACAGATTTAGGGTCTTGTCACTTCTTTCTGGGAAGACACAAATCTCATTTCGTCTTTCTGGGAAAAGACAAGTCTTGCTTTGTGTTTCTGGGAAAAGACAAGGCTTATCTTGTTCTGGGAAGGGACAAGGAGCTGAcactcagcacatccctctgcttccagtgcccagctgaCCAGTCCTTAGTGGTTtgtgtgccagcacagcccaccatgaggagcaggacaggggctTCACAGGGCATGGACAGGGGAAGCTGCATCAGGGAtcaggcaggcacagagaggcTGTTGGAGTTGGCCATGCTGGAAGAGGCACCCCTCCATAGTGTCTCCTGTACCTTCTATGGCTGTGGAAAAGGGGATGGTTTCCCATGAGGGACCTCCtgcactggggtttttttgtctctcttGCTGTTTGATGGTGCCTCAGTTATCTTGTTGCACCAAAGAGAGTAAAAATGTTTGTGGAGGAAGAGGGACACCTTTGGAGAGGCAGTACCATTTGGAAATCCTACAGATTTGTTCTTGTGAAAGCTCTGATTTATGGGAGTTTGTTCTAGTTTCGATCCATCAATGAAGGTAAGTTAAAGGTCATCAAGTCTAAAATGAGTTTACAATCAATTCTTGGCAAGTCAGCATCTCCAGCGAGCCGAGATACATCCAGAACCTCTCCAAGaatgctcctgcctggctttaGCACTTGGACTAGCACTGAATTACAAACCCTCCCACACAATGGATACTGGAAATATTTGATTTAGAATTTATTGCTTGCATGGTCAGAGTGCCAAGAGTCTGATGGATGCAGTCCAGAACTGTGCTGGTGATccaggatgggcacagggagatggAGGCAGTGTGGTACCACACCAGTGATccaggatgggcacagggagatggATGCAGTGTTGGTACCATGTTGGTGATCTGTATTGGATGCAGGGAAGTCAACCTCAGCTTTGTGGATGATGGAAGAAAATCCAGGCCTGAGAGCCAACCCCTGCCGCTAAACCGTACCTGCAGCGTTTGGAGTCTGCTCCCTTCTCAGAACAGCCTTCCCTTCTCGGAGCAGCCTTGCTCTGCGAGGCTCAGATGGATGGGAGTGACCTTCAGCAAGAGCTGTTCTAATGTTTATTTTATCAGGACCCAGctctgaagcagcagagctgctggttaTTTTTAacccaggctctgagcagctggaggcctggctcagcagggcccaGTAACAAATGCTCTAAAGAGGGGCCGTGCATCATTGCTGGGCTGAGGAATGTTCCTGACAGGGAAGGCAGCGCTCGTTCATGCTGTTAACTCCTTCAGGATTCTTTGGGGCTTCATGTGCTCTTGGCACTGGTGGTGTCTGGGGGGttggtgctgcagagctggggttgGCATGGCCCCTGGCACCCTGCCTTGAATGCAGGGGGTGAGAAcccccatccctctccctcctggagctcttgCCCTGTCCCCAATGCCATGGAGTGGGCGCTCTGTCCCTTGGGAAAGCTCCTTGTGCAAATCCTtatccctccctgtgccaggccccaCCTCTGTCCCCCCTCTACCCCACGGGGGTCCCAGCTTCCAGCTGCCTTTTTGGGTTGTGTTTGAGcaaagcaggacagggaggtgtGGTGGTTAAAGTTCCACAGAGTAAGGGGAGATGGGTTGTGTGGTTCTTCTCCTGGGGGGCATTCTTGAAAGGCTTTTTTGTTGACAAACaatctgctgctgcactggggactgagctctgctgtgcccactCAAgttctgtgctgggagcaggggctggagctgagatGGGTCCTTGGCCTCCCATGCGGGAAGCAGAGCCAGGTTTGGGGAGTTCTGGCCATGAACCCCACTTCCCCTGGcttggggaagcagcagctgtgtgtggaGCACTGCACATGGAGATTTTATCTCATCCTAAAGATAAACAAAGGAAAGCTGGAGAATGGGCAATCCTTGATGGGAAACACTCCCAGCTGTCCAACCAGCCTGAGtcacagctgggatgggagagCCCACAATGTCAGGGTGACTGGGACCAGTCTCCTGTCCCACacactgtcccctctgctggggctgtggtgaCTGTGGGACACTCAGTCAGACACCACCAGCTCTATAATGGTTTCCATGGTGTTTGTTTATAGGAGCAGGGAGGCTCCCACCCTGTTTGTGGGGAGTATGTGGGTGGGCCATTCTGGCATGGAAAGTGTTTATCTTCAGCAGGGCCTTGACCCCGGTTCCAGGTGTGAGACAAATCCCCACTCtcctcccaaatccctgtgcaGGATCCAGCTGCCCTTCACCTGCCCCAGCCCGGGtggacagccctgcccagagccctgcacagtgTGCAAGAGCTGTTGGTTTGATTACTTGTAGTGTTCTCTCTCCAGTTCTCTGAGCACAGTATGGAACCATTGCTGAGAGAGGAGAAATTACCTGGGAAGGTGTCTTGGGGGCTGTGTAGAGCACCCTGAGAACACCAGACCAGGCTGATTTGGGGCAGAGGGGGTGGCCAATATGAGGCCAttgtggctgcagtgccagccatgGCAATGACCCCCCCACCACCCcaagtgctgggctgggagaacTCACCCCCCTACCCACATGGATGGTGGGCAAGGAGTTGCTGGGtcctgctgtggggagaggaAGGGCAAGAAGAGCCAGGTCTGGctttgaaagtgaaaaataaaatttttattcagtgtttGCATAGTTGATTTATATCAAGGTAatgtcccatccctccctgcagtgtCTGCAGTGGCAGGATGGTTATCAAAGCCAATGCCCGGCTGTACCCAAGCAGGTTATTTTGCAGTAAGTATTTATAAATTTGTTTTATAGGTATATGGTGCATAAACAGCTTTGTGCTCACAGTATAAAATCTCTCTCTATGGAGCTGCAGTCAGAGGATGATgatggcagggcctggaggggtcgttctgctgctgcctctaTGGAAatggctctggggctgccagcactgcacagaggaggggctggcacagggggtcCGGgtgtgcccagtgctggggcacAGACAGCACAGGGATGTTCCCACCCCACAGACTGAGAGAACAGCAGTGAAGTGAGCGactgccacagcagcccccagaCCTCCCCAGCCCTTTatcctgcctgtgctcctggggaggAGCGTGAGTGGCGTCGGTGCCACGTGTCGGGgtcaggctgggctctggcagtcGCCCTCCTGGGACATGTTGGGCTGAAGCAGGTGGGGGCCAGCGAGGCAgggttcctgcagctgggggccagggcagcagctcacaggggctggggggcgATGATGACGTTGCGGTAGCCCTTGACCCCCGTCAGTTGGTCGCTCTCAAAGTCCACCATCAGCTTCTGCAGCCCCGACAGCCGCGGCATCAGATCCATTCGGAGTTTGGCCTCTGCCTGCGGCTCCACCGGCTCCTCActgtgggagggcagggagtTACTGTGGCCTGTcaccctcagagccccttgTCACCCTCCCAGGGCCCGCAGGACAGTGCTGGGACTTTGGCAAGCAATGACCTCTCTAGGGAGGCCGAACCCCTTCCCCAGCGAGGTGTAGGGTCGGGATACTCTGAGTCCATGGGgaccagcagagccctggctcctcctgtgccccatggctgccctccctgggggcTCCACACACAGAAATCCATCCCCACACCACTCCCAACATCCCAGCCAGGTGAAGGGGGAAAAGCTCTTACAGCTCCTTGACCAGCTGCCCCTCGGTGAGGCCGGTGCCCTCCACCACGAACACGCAGCCGTTCAGGGGCACGGCGAGAGGGTTCACCAGGCTGATCTCGGCCACCAGCTTCCGATTCTGCATCGGCTCTCCTAAAATCTGCAAGTAGGAGAGGTTGGACCCCAAGCACCACCGATCATGAGGGCCATGGTGCTCCCCTtgccccagggctgaggcaggACCTTAGGGAAGCAGGTCCCAGGggatgcagccctgctcagtgaAGCAGGACCTGCTGCCCAAGCGCTGGGGTAGCCCCCAGAGATCACAGCAACTCATTCCCCTCAAACCCGCCTGGGATGGGACATTGGACCCTTACCCTGATCTTGATTGGTGGATTCTCAACATAAATGTCCCTGACAGCCACGAGGATGTCGCCAGTCTGGTGATCGTTCAGGAGAGCTACCACCTTGATGAGGTTGTCCTGGGTCAGTTTGTCCCTGTACTCTTCGTACAGGATGCGCAGGGGCACCCTCTTCTctggaagggcagcagagaggggtCAGCACCCACGGCATTTCCAGTCCAGAACCCACAGTCCTGTGCTggcacccagctgctgctggcatggtTTGGATGATGCCTGCACCAGGGGTCCAGAgtgccagcccttggcagccAGTGGGGCACTGGGAGGCAGCCTGGTCCTGGGCAGCTGCCCTCACTCAGCCCTCAGCCTTGTTCATCTGAAAgtccttcagggatggggctgtccaggggaaggacagggaaggaGGCTGAAAGCAACCAGCTGCAGAACTGCCTGGAACAAGGAGCCCAGAATGGCTATGACCATGAGAAATGGAGCCTGACATTCATGAGGCAAGATTTGAAGTGCCATAGCATCAGCTGAGACTGTGGGGAAGGGAACAAGCCTGGCTTCCTATACTGGCACAAAGTGCTGGGGTGCCCTAAAGAATGCAGCCTGGGAAGTCCTAGAGTCTGTAttctgaagcaggagctgagggtaGAAGTTTCAGGAGCTCATAATTAATGTTTCAGAAGAAATGGTGTTGGGTTAACTTTTTCACAGGAATGTTAAGGGCCCCAAAGGCCACAGCACATCTCCCCACTcccccatccagccctgcaaaAGGCTCCAAGTACCAGCTGGTGCTTCTGCCAGCATGAGCAGAGGCACATCCCTCTCCCCTCCATGGTGGCAAGGGCCAGCACATTCCTCATTCCTGTAAAGCAGCTCAACACCTGGCAGAGTGCCGAGCACTGCGATTGCAAGAGGGCTGGTGAGGAGCCGGGCTCGGCGCAGGGTAAACATTTGCCTGTTCCAGGACAGCAGATGTGTGGCCTTTCCAAGCCCTGAAGGGTCTCTGCAAGCTCACGTAAGCCCAAACTCGTGTTTAAGGACCAGATGGTGATGTTCACGTGTGTGACGAGGGCGAGGGAGGGTCAGGGGCCGtgccaggacagctctgcagcccaacGCCCACCCACAGAGACATCGAGAGCTtcagctgctggccaggaaACCCAGTGCTGCTCACTTCCTCCAGCCTGGGACCACGcactcagggctgagctgggtgaGTTCCTCTCTCACTGGTGTGGGAAGGTCCCACCAGAGAGCCCAGCCTAGCCCAAAGTCTGGGGGAAAGCAGGAGGGATGCAGACAAGTGCCACAGAGTGCCTAGGGATGGCAGCTGGGtgtgcccagcctgctccctTGGCATAGCAGCTACAGCAGCAGTGGCTTGTCCAGCTCCAAGTGCATTTCCAGCCTCTGCCTGAGCAATTTCCTCACACAGAGATTAAAAATCCTCTCACAAAGATTAAAAACCCACAGTGGTAGTTAGCTAAGGAGGATGCCCCAAAGTGGCATTGCCTACTGAGCAGCTGAACACGGGCTGAGCTGACTCCAGCCCTGGTGAAGCATCTCTTTCACCATCAGTGGGTCCCTTACCTGCCCTGGGCTCAATGTCAATCTCCACCGGGTCGGTGAGGCCGCACTGGGGCCCCAGGGTGCCGTTGTGGCTGCTGGCACGGGCACACAGTGTCACCCTGCAGACACGCTCCTCATCCGTGTTGTTGTTGACCACAGCAAAGACATCGAAGTCGCTGCCCTTGTTTGCACCCTCTGACACCTTGATCCTGAGGTGCAGCCCCTCATCCTCCTCGCCGATGGACTTCTTCTGATGCTCTGCCTTCTCAAACACTGCCCGCTCCTCCTCAGACCCTGCAGTGCACAAAATCCCTGTGATTCCCTGGAGTACGGGGAGGGCCtggcctgggctgctctgccctgagccctgcagccctcctgctcctgttgtttCCCAGCAGCAACATCCCTCTCTGGAGTCTGCCCCTGAAATCCCCCATACCCTCTGGGTATTTGTAGTTGTGGGTGATGTCCTCCCGGCTGTCCCTGCCGATGCTCTTGGTGCTGATGAACTTGCCCACGTCTGAGGAGCGGATGCTCTGCTTCTGCATCCCATCACCCTGCACCACCCAGTACACCACGTCAGCGTTCACCTCGGCGAAGATGAAGGGGATGTCGTACTTGAGCAGCATGTCACCCTCTTTGATGGCCTTGACAGGGGCTGGCCCGCAGCAGTAAACTCCTGCACGGAGCAGAGCCACTGTCACCACTCCAGGGCTCAGCCACAAGGGGTGGCTGTGGTGGGGtgacccagctgtgctggggtgtgAGGAGGATGGAGCTTCTGTGTGGAGCACGTTGTACCTTCACTCTTCTCCTGAGGGGTCGGGTCCAGCACCTGCCACCCATCATAGACAGCTCCCAGGTCTGGACGGGTCATCCACGACTCCACCCAGCAGTGGAAGTTCCTGCGAGGAAAACCAGTGTGTAGGAGTCTCAGCCTcccccagcacctgccaggccctggggaaggggcagaagtagcccagggtgggcaggctgaggtcctgctgtgctgctcaccaGATCTTGTCCCAGGAttgcctctcctgctccccccGCTCGTTGATGTAGCGGTCGATGGTCAGGTTGGCGTTGGTGTCGTGGGCTGAGTTGAAGTTGGTCACCACTCGGCTGGGGATCCCCAGGCACCTCATGactgtggggagcagggcagggtgagacAGGGCCAGGTTTGCTCCActcccatcccacagagccccaggtTTGCACAGCTCATGTGCTGTGGAGCCCCAGGTTTGAACAactcctgcccttccctttgCCTGCGAAAGAGCTGCCTGGGGACTGATCCCCAGGTGAAgccagctcccacagccacagTGCACAGGCAAGCTGGCTGGGTGGCACCTGCTCTGACTGCCTGACAGGTTTGACATTGCAgcaaaaaaaggcacaaaaagtGTCTGTGAGAGCTTTGGAGGTAGAGTGTGGGCAGCCGTGCTGAACCCCGGATTTCATCTCCCAGCTGTCTTTCACTGCTCAGGgagctccccagggagcagggaggca contains these protein-coding regions:
- the TGM2 gene encoding protein-glutamine gamma-glutamyltransferase 2; the encoded protein is MAEDLVLETWDLHCDRNGREHRTADMGCKQLVLRRGQPFSITLRFSGRAYDESVDKLSFNVETGPCPSETSGTQSHFAMTDCPEESCWSAVVQQQDGESLSVSLCSPPDARIGRYSLTLETCTDYQGSSYQIGDFILLFNPWHPEDTVFMRDENERREYVLSQDGLIFQGTSDYIYSIPWNFGQFEDEVLAICLKMLDINPKHLRDQNRDCSRRNDPVYIGRVVSAMVNCNDEDRGVLFGRWDNRYEDGMSPMAWIGSVDILKRWKNFGCQPVKYGQCWVFAAVACTVMRCLGIPSRVVTNFNSAHDTNANLTIDRYINERGEQERQSWDKIWNFHCWVESWMTRPDLGAVYDGWQVLDPTPQEKSEGVYCCGPAPVKAIKEGDMLLKYDIPFIFAEVNADVVYWVVQGDGMQKQSIRSSDVGKFISTKSIGRDSREDITHNYKYPEGSEEERAVFEKAEHQKKSIGEEDEGLHLRIKVSEGANKGSDFDVFAVVNNNTDEERVCRVTLCARASSHNGTLGPQCGLTDPVEIDIEPRAEKRVPLRILYEEYRDKLTQDNLIKVVALLNDHQTGDILVAVRDIYVENPPIKIRILGEPMQNRKLVAEISLVNPLAVPLNGCVFVVEGTGLTEGQLVKELEEPVEPQAEAKLRMDLMPRLSGLQKLMVDFESDQLTGVKGYRNVIIAPQPL